Proteins encoded together in one Ferroglobus placidus DSM 10642 window:
- a CDS encoding monovalent cation/H+ antiporter complex subunit F yields the protein MEITDVFLAVGILITISILMTMYRVVKGPTTLDRVMATSVIGTKVVVLLVVIGYLFERPIFVDIPLTYAMLNFVGTLIVAKYIERGELWKPYT from the coding sequence ATGGAGATCACTGATGTTTTTCTGGCTGTAGGTATTTTGATTACGATCTCGATTTTGATGACGATGTACAGAGTCGTAAAAGGTCCGACAACTCTCGATAGGGTGATGGCTACGAGCGTTATAGGAACGAAAGTCGTTGTTCTGCTCGTCGTCATCGGTTACCTCTTCGAAAGACCGATTTTCGTCGACATTCCATTAACCTACGCGATGCTTAACTTCGTAGGAACTTTAATCGTTGCCAAATACATCGAGAGGGGGGAGTTATGGAAGCCGTACACGTAG
- the argF gene encoding ornithine carbamoyltransferase → MKHVLSITDLKKEEIIEILDLADKLKEERRKGILKEYLKNKTLGMIFELPSTRTRVSFEVAMNDCGGYAIYMNWNDLQLGRGETIADTARTLSRYVHAVMMRVRRHETLVEFAKFSSVPVINGLSNLEHPCQILADLQTIREKKGSLNVKVAWVGDGNNVCNSLLLASAIIGFEMKLAIPEGFDPPDEILKKAEELGGRFEILRDPKEAVRGADVIYTDVWASMGQEEERERRLKIFRPYQVNMELVGEAKEDVIVMHCLPAHRGEEITDEVIDSEYSVVFDQAENRLHAQKALLLKLIGGSDVG, encoded by the coding sequence ATGAAACATGTGCTATCGATAACCGATTTAAAAAAAGAAGAAATTATTGAAATTCTCGACTTAGCCGACAAGCTAAAAGAGGAAAGGAGGAAAGGAATCTTAAAAGAATATTTGAAAAATAAAACTCTCGGGATGATTTTTGAGCTTCCCTCAACGAGAACGAGAGTAAGCTTCGAAGTGGCGATGAACGATTGCGGAGGCTACGCTATTTACATGAACTGGAACGACCTCCAGCTTGGGAGGGGTGAAACTATCGCTGACACAGCCAGAACTTTGTCGAGATACGTTCATGCGGTTATGATGCGAGTGAGAAGGCACGAAACTCTCGTGGAATTTGCGAAGTTCAGCTCCGTTCCGGTGATAAACGGATTGAGCAATCTTGAGCATCCCTGCCAGATTCTCGCAGACTTGCAAACGATAAGAGAGAAAAAAGGGAGTTTAAATGTAAAGGTGGCTTGGGTTGGAGACGGAAACAACGTTTGCAACTCGCTGCTTTTAGCTTCGGCTATTATCGGCTTTGAGATGAAATTAGCGATTCCAGAAGGTTTCGATCCGCCAGATGAGATTTTGAAGAAAGCCGAAGAGCTTGGGGGAAGGTTTGAGATACTTAGAGATCCGAAAGAAGCTGTTAGGGGAGCTGACGTAATATACACTGATGTATGGGCATCCATGGGGCAAGAGGAGGAGAGGGAAAGAAGGCTAAAAATTTTTAGACCCTACCAAGTTAACATGGAATTGGTTGGCGAAGCGAAAGAAGATGTGATAGTCATGCATTGTTTGCCGGCACACAGAGGAGAAGAGATAACCGACGAAGTCATCGATAGCGAGTATTCCGTTGTTTTCGATCAGGCTGAGAATAGGTTGCACGCTCAAAAAGCTCTGCTTCTCAAACTCATTGGTGGTAGTGATGTGGGATAA
- a CDS encoding NAD+ synthase, with protein MWDKVAERIEEFIRKKVDEAKANGVVVGVSGGVDSATVAFLSARALGKDRVLGVIMPEKGVTPEEDIEDAAEVCRILGIDHRVVFINEIVESFISKLGSDGKALANIKPRVRMTILYFFANKHNLLVAGTGNKSELRIGYFTKYGDGGVDFLPIGDLYKTEVWELAKYLGVPERIIKKKPSARLWKGQTDEDEIGLSYKRLDSILKSIESGVPVEKIPEVAGVTKEEVERVLKLIERSRHKREMPPIAPVRALIDS; from the coding sequence ATGTGGGATAAAGTTGCGGAAAGAATTGAAGAGTTTATAAGAAAGAAGGTTGACGAAGCGAAAGCTAACGGCGTTGTTGTTGGAGTGAGCGGAGGAGTTGATAGTGCCACAGTAGCTTTCCTCTCTGCGAGAGCACTCGGAAAGGATAGGGTTCTTGGAGTTATAATGCCGGAAAAAGGAGTTACTCCAGAAGAGGACATTGAGGACGCTGCGGAAGTTTGCAGAATTCTCGGAATCGATCACAGAGTCGTTTTCATAAACGAGATAGTCGAAAGCTTCATTTCGAAGCTTGGAAGCGACGGAAAAGCTCTTGCGAACATAAAGCCGAGAGTCAGAATGACTATCCTTTACTTCTTCGCTAACAAGCACAATCTGCTCGTTGCCGGGACTGGAAATAAAAGCGAGCTTAGAATAGGATACTTCACGAAGTACGGTGATGGTGGAGTAGACTTTCTCCCAATAGGCGATCTTTACAAAACGGAAGTCTGGGAGCTCGCGAAATACTTGGGGGTGCCGGAGAGGATAATAAAGAAAAAACCATCCGCAAGACTCTGGAAAGGTCAAACGGATGAGGATGAGATAGGATTGAGCTACAAAAGGCTCGATAGCATTTTAAAATCCATTGAAAGCGGCGTTCCAGTAGAAAAAATACCTGAAGTGGCTGGCGTGACGAAAGAAGAAGTAGAGAGGGTTTTGAAGCTAATAGAAAGGAGCAGGCACAAAAGAGAGATGCCCCCCATCGCACCGGTTAGAGCTTTAATCGACTCTTAG
- a CDS encoding glucose-6-phosphate isomerase family protein translates to MKIKIGDLVFEAEIRWVEDLKPVLAYPEAVEKNFPAYYMFRDVYKRKEDKEAIAEHGLRYDLTYIPPAKIGKEFIKTYGHYHPKANSVSYPEVYEVLEGRAIYLLQKDIEVSRVVAVFAEKGDKVIIPPDYGHVTINPEDKPLKMANWVSRNFKSIYEPYTERRGACYYYTVEGWLKNEKYGKIPELEIAKCDFEGILGLSKDEEMYSLVDDLKKLEFLNNPEKYAEKLEKTLRVD, encoded by the coding sequence ATGAAGATAAAAATCGGCGACTTGGTTTTCGAAGCGGAAATAAGGTGGGTAGAGGATTTAAAGCCGGTGCTTGCATATCCTGAAGCTGTAGAGAAGAATTTCCCGGCATACTACATGTTCAGAGACGTTTACAAAAGGAAGGAAGACAAGGAAGCTATAGCTGAGCACGGGTTGAGATACGATCTCACGTACATACCTCCAGCTAAGATCGGGAAGGAGTTCATAAAAACCTACGGACATTACCATCCGAAAGCGAATTCCGTTAGCTATCCAGAAGTTTACGAAGTTCTCGAAGGAAGAGCGATATATCTGCTCCAGAAGGACATAGAGGTTAGCAGGGTTGTGGCTGTTTTTGCTGAAAAAGGAGATAAAGTTATTATCCCTCCAGATTACGGGCATGTGACGATAAATCCAGAAGATAAGCCGTTAAAAATGGCTAACTGGGTAAGCAGAAACTTCAAGTCAATTTACGAGCCTTACACGGAAAGAAGGGGTGCTTGCTACTACTACACAGTGGAGGGATGGTTGAAAAACGAAAAATACGGAAAAATTCCGGAGCTCGAGATCGCAAAGTGTGACTTCGAGGGCATTCTCGGACTATCGAAGGACGAAGAAATGTACTCCCTCGTGGACGATCTGAAAAAGCTCGAATTTCTGAACAATCCAGAAAAATACGCTGAAAAGCTTGAAAAAACACTAAGAGTCGATTAA
- a CDS encoding IS1/IS1595 family N-terminal zinc-binding domain-containing protein, with the protein MMCPHCKSIKTVKMGCYYTKSGERRQRYKCKSCGRTFVLNPIKPRNYPEEFKEMVVRAVVKEGVGIRQASRIFKLSPNTVTAWVREFSKKRPEK; encoded by the coding sequence ATGATGTGTCCGCATTGCAAATCGATAAAAACTGTGAAAATGGGCTGTTATTACACGAAATCTGGTGAGAGGAGGCAGAGATACAAATGCAAGAGCTGCGGGAGAACTTTCGTTTTGAATCCGATAAAGCCGAGGAATTATCCCGAGGAATTTAAGGAGATGGTAGTTAGAGCTGTTGTGAAGGAGGGTGTAGGGATAAGACAAGCGAGCAGAATTTTCAAGCTTTCTCCTAACACTGTGACAGCTTGGGTAAGAGAATTTTCTAAAAAAAGACCTGAGAAATGA
- a CDS encoding IS1 family transposase, with product MELDEAWSFVKKKENEIWIWIALERNSRKIISYAIGDRSVDTFKKLWDGIGDEIKRKAIFYTDRWDAYNLIPYRQRIVRRGGTNHVERLFLTLRNDNPRFARKSIRFSKSSEMLENSFKLWIHYYNLSTL from the coding sequence ATCGAGTTAGATGAAGCTTGGAGTTTTGTTAAGAAAAAGGAAAACGAAATCTGGATTTGGATTGCTTTAGAGAGAAATTCCCGAAAAATAATAAGTTATGCAATAGGAGATCGTTCTGTGGATACTTTCAAGAAATTGTGGGACGGAATTGGCGATGAAATAAAGCGGAAAGCAATTTTCTACACGGATCGCTGGGACGCTTATAATTTGATTCCTTACAGGCAGAGAATCGTAAGAAGAGGAGGAACGAACCACGTTGAAAGGTTATTCTTAACTCTGAGAAATGATAATCCGAGATTCGCAAGAAAATCAATCAGATTCTCAAAATCCTCGGAAATGCTCGAAAATTCTTTTAAATTGTGGATTCATTACTATAATTTATCAACATTATAG
- a CDS encoding (Fe-S)-binding protein: MAITPMEIYKLLPKTNCKKCGEPTCMSFAFKVINREKQIEDCKPLFEEDKYAKQREQLLKLLEPLKEATETGLIVDESKCTGCGNCIVVCPVHAAEDPYGAGSGLGIKMENPILRVEDGKVKVINLTICRRYGKNRVLCVACRENCPTDAISFLEG, from the coding sequence ATGGCTATAACTCCGATGGAAATTTACAAGCTGCTTCCCAAAACAAACTGCAAGAAGTGTGGAGAGCCCACCTGCATGAGTTTTGCCTTCAAAGTCATTAACAGAGAAAAGCAAATAGAAGATTGCAAACCGCTTTTCGAGGAAGATAAGTACGCTAAGCAGAGAGAACAACTTTTGAAACTCCTCGAACCTCTAAAAGAAGCTACTGAAACTGGGTTAATAGTTGACGAAAGTAAGTGCACTGGCTGCGGGAACTGCATAGTCGTTTGTCCTGTGCATGCTGCGGAAGACCCTTACGGAGCGGGAAGCGGGTTGGGCATTAAAATGGAGAACCCTATTCTTAGAGTCGAAGATGGAAAAGTGAAGGTAATCAACTTAACGATTTGCAGAAGGTACGGGAAGAACAGAGTTCTCTGCGTGGCTTGCAGAGAAAATTGCCCGACAGATGCGATAAGCTTCCTGGAGGGATGA
- a CDS encoding formylmethanofuran dehydrogenase subunit B, with product MVTCTGCALLCEDVEIRDGRILHACRRGSTLLAHHNEARAKPKVDGREVSFEEAMKEAKKIVSEAENLAIYGLDTTTLEAQKIAVEIAEKKEAYIDDNSTFCLGDFVELILRGRLPTTTLDEVRDYAYVIFYWGTDPFHSLSRHMSKFTYYPRGKKRQRGYEEDRFLVVADVRKTHTAKLAKKNAKFIRVNDDLELVQAFIDAAEGKAPKAYQKDVPRIVKEMEKSDFNVIIGGLGLRYGLKGNYEKFVEMMEKLNERTKVYFVPAGCHPNMRGFNETLFEKVGEVNKYSFRERRSSKDFAFYELLEKEKIDAAVVIGTDPVASLPFEYSKKLAKIKTIVIDPRENFTGKIASVVIPSAISGIETGGKMKRIDGVEVELEPLEQREINDVTILSELLEVV from the coding sequence ATGGTAACTTGTACTGGGTGTGCTTTACTTTGTGAGGACGTTGAGATCAGGGACGGAAGGATTCTCCACGCATGTAGAAGGGGATCGACTCTCCTCGCTCATCACAACGAAGCCAGAGCGAAACCTAAAGTGGACGGAAGAGAAGTTAGCTTCGAAGAGGCTATGAAAGAAGCGAAAAAAATTGTGAGCGAAGCGGAAAATCTTGCCATTTACGGACTTGACACGACGACCCTCGAAGCTCAGAAGATTGCTGTGGAAATTGCCGAAAAAAAGGAAGCTTACATAGACGACAACTCCACATTCTGTCTCGGGGATTTTGTAGAATTAATTTTGAGAGGTAGACTTCCAACAACGACCCTCGATGAAGTGAGGGATTACGCCTACGTGATTTTTTACTGGGGCACCGATCCTTTCCACAGCCTTTCGAGGCACATGTCTAAATTTACCTACTATCCGAGAGGTAAGAAGAGGCAGCGCGGGTACGAAGAGGACAGATTTCTTGTCGTGGCGGATGTGAGAAAAACGCACACAGCGAAGCTGGCTAAGAAAAATGCGAAGTTTATCAGGGTTAACGACGATCTTGAGCTCGTTCAGGCTTTTATAGATGCGGCTGAGGGTAAAGCGCCGAAGGCTTATCAGAAGGACGTTCCGCGAATCGTTAAGGAAATGGAAAAATCGGACTTCAACGTTATAATCGGTGGACTTGGATTGAGGTACGGGTTGAAAGGAAATTACGAAAAATTCGTCGAAATGATGGAGAAGCTGAACGAAAGAACGAAAGTCTACTTCGTCCCAGCCGGATGCCACCCGAACATGCGTGGCTTTAACGAAACCCTTTTCGAAAAAGTTGGAGAGGTCAACAAGTACAGCTTCAGAGAGAGGAGATCTTCGAAAGATTTCGCATTTTACGAGTTGCTCGAAAAGGAGAAGATAGATGCGGCAGTAGTTATCGGCACGGATCCAGTAGCTTCTCTACCTTTCGAATACTCGAAAAAGCTCGCTAAGATCAAAACGATCGTTATCGATCCGAGGGAAAACTTTACCGGAAAAATTGCGAGTGTAGTCATTCCCTCGGCTATCTCCGGAATAGAGACTGGAGGAAAGATGAAGCGGATAGACGGGGTGGAGGTTGAGCTCGAACCGCTGGAGCAGAGGGAAATCAACGACGTCACGATTTTGAGCGAGCTTCTGGAGGTGGTTTGA
- a CDS encoding tungsten formylmethanofuran dehydrogenase subunit D (FwdD-1) yields the protein MPLQFAKYLKKLEVEVVVARVSFQSEGVDKGKFSEDYVKNSAVIYVDEEFAKKNGLKEGSIVKITANGKSVKLKLLYTDAAPENGAVIPNSIYASYLTDFENFKKFKATVELADGEVTKPDEIITIIKERG from the coding sequence ATGCCGCTTCAGTTTGCCAAGTATCTCAAAAAGCTGGAAGTCGAAGTCGTTGTCGCGAGAGTTAGCTTTCAGAGTGAGGGTGTAGATAAAGGTAAGTTCAGCGAGGACTACGTGAAGAATTCTGCCGTAATTTACGTCGATGAAGAATTCGCAAAGAAAAACGGACTTAAAGAGGGAAGCATCGTTAAAATAACTGCAAACGGAAAATCGGTAAAGCTCAAACTTCTTTACACCGATGCAGCCCCAGAAAATGGAGCCGTCATTCCTAACAGCATATATGCCTCCTACCTTACGGATTTTGAAAATTTCAAAAAGTTTAAAGCCACAGTGGAGTTAGCAGACGGAGAGGTTACAAAACCCGATGAAATAATAACAATAATAAAAGAAAGGGGATAG